A part of Pectobacterium cacticida genomic DNA contains:
- a CDS encoding NCS2 family permease, with the protein MANTLRQTGSQSALDDFFKIKQRGSNVRQEVLAGLTTFLAMVYSVIVVPSMLGKAGFPPTAVFVATCLVAGVGSLLMGLWANLPMAIGCAISLTAFTAFSLVLGQQISIPVALGAIFLMGVLFTVISVTGIRSWILRNLPMGVAHGTGIGIGLFLLIIASNSVGLVIKNPLDGLPVALGDFTSFPVMMSLLGLAATIGLEKRRVPGGILLVIIVISILGLIFDPSVKYAGFFALPSLTAADGSSLIFSLDIAGALQPLVLPSVLALVMTAVFDATGTIRAVAGQANLLDKDGQIISGGKALTADSVSSIFSSLVGTSPAAVYIESAAGTAAGGKTGLTATVVGVLFLLLLFVSPLAYLVPGYATAPALMYVGLLMLSNVSKLNFDDFVDAMSGLVCAVFIILTCNIVTGIMLGFGTLVLGRICAGEWRKLNVGTVIIAIVLVIFYAGGWAL; encoded by the coding sequence ATGGCAAATACCCTCCGTCAGACAGGCTCACAGAGCGCGCTTGACGATTTTTTCAAAATTAAACAGCGCGGCAGTAATGTGCGTCAGGAAGTATTAGCGGGTTTGACGACATTCCTGGCGATGGTTTACTCGGTTATTGTGGTGCCGAGTATGCTAGGTAAGGCGGGTTTCCCGCCAACGGCGGTGTTTGTGGCAACCTGTTTGGTTGCCGGAGTGGGATCGCTATTAATGGGTTTATGGGCTAATTTGCCGATGGCAATTGGCTGTGCGATTTCGCTAACGGCGTTCACCGCATTCAGTCTGGTGTTAGGGCAGCAAATCAGTATTCCTGTGGCGTTGGGCGCGATCTTTCTGATGGGGGTGCTGTTCACCGTTATTTCTGTTACGGGTATCCGATCTTGGATCTTACGTAACCTGCCGATGGGTGTGGCGCACGGCACGGGAATTGGTATTGGTCTGTTCCTACTGATTATTGCCTCTAATAGCGTCGGGCTGGTGATAAAAAACCCGTTGGATGGCCTGCCGGTGGCGCTGGGTGATTTCACCTCTTTTCCCGTCATGATGTCCCTGTTGGGGTTGGCGGCGACGATTGGTCTGGAAAAGCGACGCGTGCCGGGCGGCATTTTGCTGGTCATCATCGTCATCTCTATCCTCGGACTGATTTTTGACCCGAGTGTAAAATACGCCGGTTTCTTCGCCTTGCCGAGTTTGACGGCGGCTGACGGGTCGTCATTGATCTTCAGTCTGGATATCGCGGGCGCGTTACAGCCGCTGGTTTTGCCGAGTGTATTGGCGCTGGTGATGACCGCCGTATTCGATGCTACCGGGACGATTCGTGCCGTAGCCGGACAGGCCAACTTATTGGATAAAGACGGACAAATTATCAGCGGCGGGAAGGCTCTGACGGCGGACTCCGTAAGCAGCATTTTCTCCAGTCTGGTCGGGACGTCGCCAGCGGCGGTCTATATTGAATCCGCTGCGGGGACGGCCGCGGGTGGTAAAACCGGCTTAACGGCGACCGTCGTCGGTGTGCTGTTTCTACTCTTGCTGTTTGTGTCGCCGCTGGCGTATCTGGTGCCGGGTTATGCGACCGCGCCCGCGTTGATGTACGTCGGTCTGCTGATGCTCAGTAATGTATCCAAACTGAATTTTGATGATTTTGTGGATGCGATGTCTGGCTTAGTCTGCGCCGTGTTTATCATCCTGACCTGTAATATCGTGACGGGCATCATGCTTGGCTTTGGTACGCTGGTACTAGGCCGTATCTGTGCCGGTGAATGGCGAAAACTGAATGTCGGCACCGTCATTATCGCTATCGTGCTGGTGATATTCTACGCGGGCGGTTGGGCGCTCTAA
- the puuE gene encoding allantoinase PuuE, producing the protein MRSDSTVLSDGGDYPRDLIGYAGQPPQANWPGNARIAVQFVLNYEEGAENNVLHGDAGSEQFLSDIIGAESYPARHMSMDSLYEYGSRVGFWRIHREFQRRGLPFTVFGVAMALARNPAVVEAIKSAEYDVVSHGWRWIHYQNMDIATEREHLNKAIEVHTALFGKPPLGWYTGRDSPNTRQLVVDHGGFWYDSDYYGDDLPFWMPVKKSDGGVHPHLIIPYTLDANDMRFASPQGFNCGEQFYSYLKDSFDVLYEEGETSPKMLSIGMHCRLLGRPGRFRALQRFLDYIQQHDNVWVCRRQDIAEHWREHHPYVARR; encoded by the coding sequence ATGAGAAGTGATTCTACTGTGTTGAGCGATGGGGGGGATTATCCCCGCGATCTCATTGGCTATGCGGGCCAGCCGCCGCAGGCTAACTGGCCTGGTAATGCTCGCATCGCGGTTCAGTTTGTGCTGAATTATGAAGAAGGCGCGGAAAATAATGTTTTGCATGGTGATGCCGGGTCTGAACAGTTTCTCTCCGATATTATTGGTGCGGAAAGTTATCCTGCCCGTCACATGTCAATGGATTCGCTGTATGAATATGGCTCGCGCGTTGGGTTTTGGCGCATCCACCGGGAATTTCAGCGACGTGGCCTGCCGTTCACGGTATTTGGCGTGGCGATGGCGCTGGCGCGTAACCCAGCGGTCGTAGAGGCGATTAAGTCGGCTGAGTATGATGTGGTGAGTCACGGATGGCGCTGGATTCATTACCAGAATATGGATATTGCTACAGAACGTGAGCACCTGAATAAGGCGATAGAGGTGCATACGGCGTTATTTGGAAAACCACCGCTAGGCTGGTATACCGGTCGGGATAGTCCGAATACCCGCCAGCTGGTCGTCGACCATGGTGGTTTTTGGTATGACAGCGACTATTATGGCGATGATTTACCTTTCTGGATGCCGGTGAAAAAAAGTGACGGTGGTGTACATCCTCACCTTATTATCCCTTATACGCTTGATGCAAACGACATGCGTTTTGCTTCACCGCAGGGCTTTAACTGTGGTGAACAGTTTTATAGTTACCTGAAAGACAGTTTTGATGTGCTTTACGAGGAAGGTGAAACGTCGCCGAAAATGTTATCGATCGGCATGCACTGCCGTTTGCTGGGGAGGCCGGGTCGGTTCCGTGCCTTGCAGCGCTTTCTGGATTATATTCAGCAGCACGATAACGTTTGGGTTTGTCGCCGTCAGGATATTGCCGAGCACTGGCGTGAGCATCATCCGTATGTAGCGCGTCGATAG
- a CDS encoding aspartate/glutamate racemase family protein has protein sequence MKPLLIQVINPNTSIAMTETIGMAARAAAAPGTEIMAVSPSQGVPSIEGHFDEAIAAIGVLEQIKQGKTQGVDGHIIACFGDPGLLAAREVACKPVIGIAEAAFHMATLVATRFSIVTTLPRTVIIARHLLQRYGFEHHCAALHAIDLPVLALEQDSGIAQRKVREYCIQSLRQDGVGAVVLGCGGMADLAQSLTQELAVPIIDGVSAAVKLVESLSALGLTTSKHGDLDYPIAKPLSGMFSPLR, from the coding sequence GTGAAACCGCTTTTAATTCAGGTTATTAACCCTAATACCAGTATTGCCATGACGGAAACGATCGGAATGGCCGCACGTGCGGCGGCGGCGCCAGGGACGGAAATCATGGCGGTGTCTCCTTCTCAGGGCGTGCCTTCTATTGAAGGGCATTTTGATGAGGCGATAGCGGCGATTGGCGTGTTGGAACAGATCAAGCAGGGGAAAACACAGGGCGTCGACGGACATATTATTGCCTGTTTTGGCGATCCTGGTTTGCTTGCGGCCCGTGAAGTTGCCTGCAAGCCAGTTATCGGTATTGCTGAAGCCGCTTTTCATATGGCGACACTGGTCGCTACCCGCTTCTCCATTGTGACTACGCTACCGCGCACTGTGATTATCGCGCGCCATTTATTACAGCGTTATGGTTTTGAACACCATTGTGCCGCGCTGCATGCTATCGATTTACCCGTGCTGGCGCTCGAACAGGATAGCGGCATTGCCCAACGGAAAGTAAGGGAATATTGTATACAATCCCTGCGTCAGGATGGTGTCGGCGCAGTCGTATTGGGTTGCGGTGGCATGGCCGATCTGGCGCAGTCGCTGACCCAGGAATTGGCCGTCCCAATCATTGACGGCGTTAGCGCGGCCGTCAAACTGGTTGAATCTTTATCCGCGCTGGGGTTGACGACCAGTAAGCATGGCGATCTGGATTATCCAATCGCTAAACCGTTGAGCGGCATGTTTAGCCCCCTACGTTAA
- a CDS encoding GntR family transcriptional regulator, translating to MNYTYGFENAPFPQQKDDVIYQALVDAIVEHQLLPGTKLPEEALAEVFSVSRTGIRKVLQRLAVVQMVTLTPKRGAQVSTPSVEEAQEIFQTRRLIECANLPAVVAHCRSPHLTALNKLVAAEQQAHADQHGAEAIRLSAAFHIQLQAISGNTVLTGMVSQLTLRSSLVIAAYGAPWQQGCRCHDHHHLLMHLRNKNVPALSETLTQHFDDIVASLRFDRDENAEPDFSRLFGHMKEKLA from the coding sequence ATGAATTACACATACGGGTTTGAAAATGCGCCATTCCCTCAGCAAAAAGATGATGTTATTTATCAGGCGCTGGTGGATGCCATTGTGGAACATCAACTGTTGCCGGGAACAAAATTGCCGGAAGAAGCGCTGGCTGAAGTATTTTCTGTAAGCAGAACGGGGATCAGAAAGGTCTTACAACGCCTCGCCGTGGTGCAAATGGTCACCTTAACGCCTAAACGTGGTGCACAGGTGTCGACACCATCGGTTGAAGAGGCACAAGAAATTTTTCAAACTCGCCGCTTAATCGAATGTGCCAATCTGCCAGCAGTGGTCGCACACTGCCGCTCTCCCCATCTAACGGCATTGAATAAGCTGGTCGCGGCAGAACAGCAGGCGCACGCCGATCAACACGGGGCGGAAGCTATCCGATTGTCTGCCGCTTTTCATATTCAGCTACAGGCGATTTCTGGCAATACGGTATTAACCGGGATGGTTTCACAATTAACGCTGCGCTCATCGCTGGTTATCGCCGCTTACGGCGCGCCGTGGCAGCAAGGGTGCCGCTGCCACGACCACCACCATCTTCTCATGCATCTACGGAATAAAAACGTTCCGGCGTTATCAGAGACGTTAACGCAGCACTTCGATGATATTGTTGCGAGCCTGCGCTTTGACAGAGATGAAAACGCCGAGCCTGACTTCAGCCGCCTGTTCGGCCATATGAAGGAGAAGCTTGCGTGA
- a CDS encoding NCS1 family nucleobase:cation symporter-1 gives MPEHINTGNDNNTYSPRLCNADLAPTRVQTWSWYNIFSFWMSDVHSMGGYVVAASFFTLGLASWQVLLCLLVGICIVQIFANLVAKPSQMSGVPYAVICRQAFGVFGANVPAVIRGLIAFAWYGIQTYLAAHALMLVLLKFYPNLAPLTQSHWLGLSTLGWICFGIMWFLQAMVFWHGMNAIKRFIDFAGPAVYIVMTLLAAWIIYQTGWENISFTLSSKTLTTGEQTWQMLTATALVVSYFSGPLLNFGDFSRYGKSMQEIRRGNRWGLPFNFLLFSIITVIIVSGTQSLFGRMITDPIETVTHIGSGVAVALGVLTMIIATIGINIVANFVSPAFDFSNCSPQHISFRTGGMIAAVGSVLLTPWNLFNSPELIHYTLDVLGAFIGPLFGILLMDFYVIKGGKVYVDDLFDATPKGRYWYRNGFNPNALMALIPAVAIGLIISFIPQWRDAANFSWFIGAALSAGCYRYLARHERVGATGKPFAARGMLLEKE, from the coding sequence ATGCCAGAACATATCAACACAGGTAATGACAATAATACGTACAGCCCCAGACTCTGTAATGCGGATTTGGCGCCGACCCGCGTTCAAACCTGGTCTTGGTACAACATTTTTTCCTTCTGGATGTCAGACGTGCATAGCATGGGAGGCTACGTAGTCGCAGCCAGCTTTTTCACCTTGGGGTTAGCAAGCTGGCAGGTGCTGCTGTGCCTTCTGGTGGGGATCTGTATTGTGCAAATTTTTGCCAACCTCGTCGCCAAACCCAGTCAGATGAGTGGTGTGCCTTATGCGGTCATTTGCCGCCAGGCCTTTGGCGTGTTTGGCGCCAATGTACCCGCAGTGATCCGCGGCCTAATCGCCTTTGCATGGTACGGAATCCAAACCTACCTGGCCGCTCATGCCCTCATGTTGGTATTGCTGAAATTTTATCCGAACCTTGCACCGCTAACGCAGAGTCACTGGCTCGGCCTGTCAACGCTTGGATGGATTTGCTTTGGCATCATGTGGTTCTTACAGGCCATGGTGTTTTGGCACGGTATGAACGCGATTAAACGCTTTATTGATTTCGCCGGCCCGGCAGTTTATATCGTGATGACGCTGCTGGCCGCCTGGATTATTTACCAGACCGGTTGGGAAAATATCTCATTTACACTCAGTAGCAAAACGCTGACGACAGGAGAACAAACCTGGCAAATGCTTACCGCCACGGCGCTGGTCGTTTCCTATTTTTCCGGCCCGCTGTTGAACTTTGGCGATTTCTCCCGCTACGGTAAAAGTATGCAGGAAATCCGCCGTGGCAATCGCTGGGGGCTTCCCTTTAATTTCCTGCTGTTTTCCATTATCACCGTCATTATCGTGTCAGGAACCCAATCGTTATTTGGCCGCATGATTACCGACCCTATCGAAACCGTCACACACATCGGTAGTGGCGTCGCTGTTGCGCTTGGCGTACTGACGATGATCATCGCCACCATCGGGATCAATATCGTCGCCAACTTTGTGTCACCAGCCTTTGATTTTTCAAACTGTTCGCCACAGCATATTAGTTTCCGCACTGGCGGTATGATCGCCGCCGTCGGTTCCGTCCTGCTTACGCCCTGGAACCTGTTTAATTCACCAGAATTGATTCACTACACGTTGGATGTGCTTGGCGCTTTTATTGGCCCGCTCTTCGGTATTCTGCTAATGGATTTCTATGTTATCAAAGGCGGGAAAGTCTATGTGGACGATCTCTTCGACGCAACGCCAAAAGGGCGTTACTGGTATCGAAACGGCTTCAACCCGAACGCGCTAATGGCGCTCATTCCCGCCGTGGCTATCGGGCTTATCATCAGCTTTATCCCACAATGGCGTGATGCGGCCAACTTCAGTTGGTTCATCGGCGCAGCCCTGTCCGCAGGCTGCTACCGTTACTTGGCACGCCACGAACGTGTCGGCGCAACCGGAAAACCCTTTGCCGCACGTGGAATGCTATTAGAGAAAGAGTAA
- the lpxP gene encoding kdo(2)-lipid IV(A) palmitoleoyltransferase: MKIKQTFTRALLHPRYWTTWFGLGVLFLLVQLPYPLLMRIGRSAGRLSRLFLKRRVAIARRNLELCFPTISDKEIEKLIDGNFASLGMALVETGMAWFWPDRRVRRWFDVSGLEHLHRASAEGRGVMVIGIHFMSLELGGRAMGLCQPMMAMYRPHNNKVMEMVQTWGRSRSNKAMIDRRDLRGMVHALKRGEAVWFAPDQDYGPKGSIFAPFFAVKNAATTNGTYTISRLAKPAMMTTVLIRKSDASGYQLVIQPELQDYPYHDEQAAACYMNKVIEKEIMRAPEQYLWLHRRFKTRPVGEVSLYA, encoded by the coding sequence ATGAAAATTAAGCAAACTTTTACCAGGGCATTACTTCATCCTCGCTATTGGACGACATGGTTCGGACTTGGCGTACTGTTTTTACTCGTTCAACTTCCTTATCCCTTACTGATGAGAATCGGCCGTAGTGCCGGTCGGCTATCTCGTCTCTTTCTTAAACGCCGGGTAGCGATTGCCAGGCGCAATCTGGAATTGTGCTTCCCGACGATCTCAGACAAGGAAATAGAAAAGCTGATCGACGGTAATTTTGCTTCTCTCGGAATGGCATTAGTCGAAACTGGCATGGCCTGGTTCTGGCCCGATCGTCGGGTGCGTCGCTGGTTTGATGTTTCAGGGCTTGAGCATTTACATAGGGCTAGCGCAGAGGGCAGAGGCGTGATGGTAATCGGTATTCACTTTATGTCGCTGGAACTCGGCGGGAGGGCGATGGGATTATGCCAACCGATGATGGCAATGTATCGCCCGCACAATAATAAAGTGATGGAAATGGTGCAAACCTGGGGTCGTTCACGATCGAATAAGGCGATGATTGATCGCAGGGATCTGCGTGGTATGGTGCACGCGTTGAAACGGGGCGAAGCGGTATGGTTTGCTCCCGATCAGGACTATGGCCCTAAAGGTAGTATTTTTGCCCCATTTTTCGCGGTAAAAAATGCAGCGACTACAAATGGGACATATACAATCAGTCGGTTAGCGAAACCCGCGATGATGACCACGGTGCTGATTCGTAAATCGGATGCTTCTGGCTACCAACTGGTCATACAGCCTGAATTACAGGATTATCCGTATCATGATGAACAGGCAGCCGCGTGTTATATGAATAAAGTCATTGAAAAAGAAATCATGCGTGCGCCTGAACAGTATCTTTGGCTGCACCGCCGTTTTAAGACGCGCCCGGTTGGCGAAGTGTCGCTCTATGCATAA
- the azuC gene encoding stress response protein AzuC: MKKVRNIFKKMLTAYLNTYKNVPPGAQF; encoded by the coding sequence ATGAAAAAAGTGCGTAATATCTTCAAAAAAATGCTGACGGCTTATCTGAATACGTATAAAAACGTACCGCCCGGCGCACAGTTTTAA
- a CDS encoding multidrug efflux MFS transporter, which produces METWKLNLFSAWLGCFFTGLAMSQILPFLPLYIEQLGVHSHESLSLWSGLIFSSSFIISAIVAPLWGSLADRKGRKLMLLRAALGMAIVMSLQGLATNVWQLFILRALMGLTSGYIPNAMALIASQVPREKSGWALGMLSTGQIAGVILGPLFGGFMADYIGLRFVFFITGGMLFICFLITLFAIKESVVRVTKENRLSGKAVFASLPYPTLIICLFITTMMIQMANGSISPILTLFIRDLTPGSDNIAFISGVIASIPGVSALLSAPRLGRLGDRIGAHRILIAALAISVLLFLVMAMVKTPTQLGLLRFILGFADGALMPTVQALLVKYSSQQVTGRIFGYNQSFMYMGNVLGPLVGSGVSAMMGFRWVFIVTAFLVLCNTVQLFFAFRKLPTAKKSQRGK; this is translated from the coding sequence ATGGAAACCTGGAAACTTAACCTTTTCTCCGCCTGGCTGGGATGTTTTTTCACCGGGCTGGCAATGAGCCAGATATTGCCCTTTTTGCCGCTGTACATTGAGCAGCTTGGCGTTCATTCGCACGAGTCGCTAAGCCTGTGGTCCGGTTTGATCTTTAGTTCCTCCTTTATCATCTCCGCCATCGTTGCCCCACTGTGGGGGAGCCTCGCCGATCGTAAAGGCCGCAAGCTTATGCTGTTGCGTGCCGCACTCGGCATGGCGATCGTTATGTCGTTGCAAGGATTAGCGACCAACGTATGGCAGTTGTTTATTCTGCGCGCATTAATGGGGTTGACCTCTGGATATATTCCCAATGCGATGGCGCTGATCGCCTCGCAGGTTCCGCGCGAAAAAAGCGGCTGGGCGCTGGGTATGTTATCGACCGGGCAGATTGCCGGCGTGATCCTCGGCCCCTTATTTGGCGGCTTTATGGCCGATTATATTGGGTTACGCTTCGTCTTTTTCATTACGGGCGGCATGTTGTTCATCTGCTTTCTTATTACGCTCTTCGCGATTAAAGAAAGTGTGGTTAGGGTTACCAAAGAAAATCGACTCAGCGGGAAAGCGGTTTTTGCTTCATTACCCTATCCAACGCTGATTATCTGCCTATTCATTACGACAATGATGATCCAGATGGCGAACGGTTCAATTAGCCCAATCCTCACGCTATTCATCCGCGATCTCACACCTGGTTCGGATAATATTGCCTTCATTAGCGGCGTTATTGCTTCCATTCCTGGCGTTTCCGCCCTGCTATCCGCTCCCCGTCTCGGCCGATTAGGCGACAGGATCGGCGCGCATCGCATCCTGATCGCCGCACTGGCGATCAGCGTACTACTGTTTCTGGTGATGGCGATGGTAAAAACCCCCACGCAGCTTGGCCTTCTGCGCTTTATATTGGGCTTTGCCGATGGTGCATTAATGCCAACCGTACAGGCGCTGTTGGTCAAGTACAGTAGTCAGCAGGTGACGGGACGCATCTTTGGTTATAACCAATCATTTATGTATATGGGCAACGTGCTGGGGCCGTTAGTCGGTTCCGGCGTATCCGCGATGATGGGCTTCCGCTGGGTTTTTATCGTCACGGCCTTCCTGGTACTGTGTAACACCGTGCAACTCTTTTTCGCCTTTAGGAAGCTCCCCACGGCAAAGAAATCTCAGCGAGGCAAATAG
- a CDS encoding multidrug/biocide efflux PACE transporter yields the protein MQNKTNKTLRERWYHAIGFELIALAICAPVGAWLLNKPLFDMGALAVMLSSIAMIWNMIYNAIFDRLWPADRVQRRLAVRIGHALGFEGGFILIGLPLAAWMLNITLWQALKVEIGFFLFFLPYTVLYNWAYDALRERMIARRRHTRQIAGHSRLR from the coding sequence ATGCAGAACAAAACCAATAAAACCTTACGTGAACGCTGGTACCATGCCATAGGCTTTGAGCTGATTGCATTAGCGATCTGCGCGCCAGTCGGTGCCTGGTTGTTGAATAAACCGCTCTTTGATATGGGTGCATTGGCGGTTATGCTATCCAGCATTGCGATGATATGGAACATGATCTATAACGCGATATTCGATCGCCTATGGCCTGCCGATCGCGTACAACGCCGACTCGCTGTGCGTATCGGCCACGCACTGGGATTTGAAGGCGGTTTCATTCTGATTGGGTTACCGCTGGCGGCGTGGATGCTGAACATCACCTTATGGCAGGCACTCAAAGTGGAGATCGGTTTCTTTCTGTTTTTCCTGCCGTATACCGTGCTGTATAACTGGGCCTATGATGCGCTACGGGAACGTATGATCGCTCGCCGTCGTCACACTCGCCAGATAGCGGGCCATTCCCGTCTACGCTGA
- a CDS encoding LysR family transcriptional regulator, with product MRYSPESLLAFVTTVDAGSFSAAARRLHKSQSTISAAIANLEADLGLVLFDRSGHQPVLTLAGEKVLSHVQAILSASEALDELAIRLADHIEPRLTFVLSDIWQAAHYEPVLKRFAHHFPDIEFECLIAEGDDVIDLLQTHRAHVGILRAQADYPPDIAAARLQIKTEMAVFVSVFHPLAKEKSVTRSQLATVRQLYLNTYKRSDQPQPQGIVWSAPSYLMLLEMAQQGHGWSILPRWLVAQYDQNKLVELPVAGWPQWIDVDIVWSKPHPPGPAGLWMIDHLLEQQENIFSG from the coding sequence ATGCGTTATTCACCCGAATCCCTGTTAGCCTTTGTGACGACCGTCGATGCGGGATCGTTTTCCGCCGCCGCACGGCGATTGCATAAAAGCCAATCCACCATTAGTGCCGCTATTGCCAATTTGGAAGCCGATCTGGGGTTAGTGCTATTTGATCGATCGGGTCATCAGCCTGTACTCACGCTAGCAGGCGAAAAGGTACTTTCTCATGTACAGGCGATCCTGTCGGCCAGTGAAGCCCTGGATGAGTTGGCGATCCGTTTGGCCGACCATATCGAGCCACGTCTGACGTTTGTGTTATCCGATATCTGGCAAGCTGCGCATTACGAACCGGTACTCAAGCGGTTCGCTCACCATTTTCCCGATATTGAATTTGAATGCCTGATAGCGGAAGGCGATGATGTCATCGATCTACTGCAAACGCATCGTGCGCATGTCGGTATATTGCGCGCGCAGGCAGATTATCCGCCCGATATAGCCGCGGCACGCTTGCAGATTAAAACGGAAATGGCCGTCTTTGTGTCGGTATTCCACCCCCTAGCCAAAGAAAAAAGCGTGACCCGCAGCCAACTGGCGACAGTCCGCCAGCTCTATCTCAATACCTATAAACGTAGCGACCAGCCACAACCGCAAGGAATAGTCTGGTCTGCGCCGTCCTACCTTATGCTACTGGAAATGGCGCAGCAGGGGCATGGCTGGAGCATTCTGCCGCGCTGGTTAGTGGCGCAATACGACCAGAATAAGCTGGTGGAATTGCCGGTCGCGGGCTGGCCGCAGTGGATTGACGTGGACATTGTCTGGTCTAAACCCCATCCGCCCGGCCCAGCCGGACTGTGGATGATTGACCACCTTCTTGAACAGCAGGAAAACATCTTCTCTGGATGA
- the fumA gene encoding class I fumarate hydratase FumA, with protein MSNKPFYYQDPFPLSKDDTEYRLLSSDFVSIAQFEGQDILKIEPAALTLLAQQAFHDASFMLRPAHQQQVADILHDPEASENDKYVALQFLRNSEIAAKGILPTCQDTGTAIIVGKKGQRVWTGANDAEALSRGVYNTFIEDNLRYSQNAPLDMYQEVNTGTNLPAQIDLYSTEGEEYKFLFVTKGGGSANKTYLYQETKALLTPGKLKSFLIEKMRSLGTAACPPYHIAFVIGGTSAETTLKTVKLASTKYYDELPTEGNEHGQAFRDIALEQEILEAARDLGLGAQFGGKYFAHDVRIIRLPRHGASCPVGMGVSCSADRNIKGKINRKGIWLEQLEQNPGKYIPEHLREAGEGDAVKIDLNRPMAEILKTLSQYPVSTRLSLTGTIIVGRDIAHAKLKERLDNGEELPQYIKDHPIYYAGPAKTPEGYPSGSLGPTTAGRMDSYVDLLQANGGSMIMLAKGNRSQQVTDACKKHGGFYLGSIGGPAAILAQNSIKSLTCVEYPELGMEAIWRIEVEDFPAFILVDDKGNDFFQMIQSAKCVKCG; from the coding sequence ATGTCGAATAAACCCTTCTATTACCAAGATCCTTTCCCACTCAGTAAGGATGACACCGAGTATCGCCTGCTGAGCAGCGATTTTGTTTCTATCGCGCAATTCGAAGGTCAGGACATCCTGAAAATCGAGCCAGCAGCATTAACGCTTCTGGCGCAGCAAGCCTTCCATGATGCTTCTTTCATGCTCCGCCCCGCTCACCAGCAGCAGGTAGCCGATATTCTTCACGACCCCGAGGCTAGCGAAAACGATAAATACGTGGCGCTGCAATTCCTACGTAATTCTGAAATTGCTGCCAAAGGTATCCTGCCAACCTGCCAGGATACAGGTACCGCTATTATCGTCGGTAAAAAGGGGCAGCGCGTGTGGACTGGCGCTAACGATGCCGAAGCGCTGTCCAGAGGCGTCTACAATACCTTTATTGAAGACAACCTGCGCTACTCGCAAAACGCGCCTTTGGATATGTACCAAGAGGTCAATACCGGCACCAATCTGCCCGCGCAAATTGACCTCTATAGCACCGAAGGTGAAGAGTATAAATTCCTGTTTGTCACTAAAGGCGGCGGGTCTGCCAATAAAACCTATCTGTATCAGGAAACCAAAGCGCTACTGACGCCAGGTAAATTGAAAAGCTTTTTGATTGAGAAAATGCGTTCATTAGGCACCGCCGCCTGCCCGCCGTATCACATCGCATTCGTGATTGGCGGCACGTCGGCGGAAACAACGCTGAAAACCGTCAAGTTGGCGTCAACCAAGTACTACGATGAATTGCCGACAGAAGGCAACGAGCACGGTCAGGCGTTCCGTGATATCGCCCTGGAGCAGGAGATTCTGGAAGCGGCGCGCGATCTGGGTCTGGGCGCGCAGTTTGGTGGGAAATACTTTGCCCACGATGTGCGGATCATCCGCCTACCGCGTCATGGCGCATCCTGCCCCGTCGGTATGGGGGTGTCTTGTTCCGCTGACCGTAATATTAAAGGGAAGATCAACCGCAAAGGCATTTGGCTGGAACAGTTGGAACAAAACCCGGGGAAATACATTCCTGAACATCTGCGCGAAGCGGGCGAGGGCGATGCGGTAAAAATAGACCTGAACCGTCCGATGGCCGAGATCTTGAAAACGCTGTCGCAATACCCGGTATCTACCCGACTCTCGCTGACCGGCACCATCATCGTCGGCCGTGACATTGCTCACGCCAAGCTGAAGGAACGACTGGATAACGGCGAGGAACTCCCGCAGTACATTAAAGACCACCCGATCTATTATGCCGGCCCGGCAAAAACGCCCGAAGGCTATCCGTCCGGTTCACTAGGGCCGACAACCGCAGGCCGCATGGATTCCTACGTCGATTTACTACAGGCCAACGGCGGCAGCATGATCATGCTGGCAAAAGGTAACCGCAGCCAGCAGGTGACCGACGCCTGTAAGAAACACGGCGGCTTTTACCTTGGCAGCATCGGCGGGCCAGCGGCAATCCTGGCGCAGAACAGCATTAAGAGCCTAACCTGTGTGGAATACCCGGAATTAGGGATGGAAGCCATCTGGCGGATTGAGGTAGAAGATTTTCCGGCCTTTATTCTGGTAGACGATAAAGGCAACGATTTCTTCCAGATGATCCAGAGCGCCAAGTGCGTGAAATGCGGTTAA